The following proteins come from a genomic window of Montipora capricornis isolate CH-2021 chromosome 9, ASM3666992v2, whole genome shotgun sequence:
- the LOC138015427 gene encoding guanylate-binding protein 5-like, with protein sequence MIAHHVFQRTLTWTLLFAAICSGSAGKKASYAQNVFDRPNATKGSYTTNQVRLEGLQSPISLISALGVSKTGKSTALNLFSYLLAGANKSYTEIFERGHSVEPVTRGILMHALPRRDGKGSIVFMDCEGLDVGDETLIRELGITTRLVSSTLIIFVDNLFDNDDLNFLFHLTHVSHDILGESGHTQNPNLVVVVRDGLKPPQGQTLEEYTSNYISEPSFDGGGKGMRERRAFIARYFPKADISVFRIPFVDDTRLFEDFPNKLPGTDYWKSMERIAQEIEKFPGKKAPNGSLVDGPALQDILLEGTEILNGGSPSLRNNSLEIEEQICKR encoded by the coding sequence ATGATCGCACATCACGTATTTCAACGCACGTTAACCTGGACGCTCCTCTTTGCTGCAATCTGCTCTGGGTCTGCAGGAAAGAAAGCGAGTTAtgctcaaaatgtttttgaccgGCCCAATGCAACCAAGGGCTCCTACACTACAAATCAGGTCCGGTTAGAGGGACTTCAGTCGCCCATTTCACTTATCTCTGCTCTTGGAGTCTCCAAAACTGGCAAATCTACCGCGTTAAATCTCTTCAGCTATCTTTTGGCTGGTGCAAACAAGAGCTACACGGAAATATTCGAAAGGGGGCATTCGGTGGAACCAGTCACCCGAGGCATTTTGATGCATGCGTTGCCACGTCGTGATGGTAAAGGAAGCATTGTTTTCATGGACTGTGAGGGCCTAGACGTAGGCGACGAAACTCTGATAAGGGAGCTCGGGATCACTACAAGACTCGTATCATCAACTTTAATCATTTTTGTGGATAATCTGTTCGATAACGACGACTTAAACTTCCTGTTTCATCTGACACACGTGAGTCACGACATCCTTGGAGAATCTGGTCACACACAAAACCCCAATCTTGTAGTCGTTGTAAGAGATGGATTGAAACCGCCACAAGGGCAAACACTGGAGGAGTATACTTCAAACTACATCAGTGAACCGTCATTCGACGGCGGAGGAAAAGGTATGCGGGAGAGAAGAGCATTTATAGCTCGGTACTTCccaaaagctgacatttcggtTTTTAGAATTCCATTTGTCGATGACACGCGACTATTCGAAGACTTTCCCAACAAACTGCCGGGAACTGATTACTGGAAAAGCATGGAACGAATAGcccaagaaattgaaaaattccCCGGCAAGAAAGCGCCTAATGGTAGTCTTGTAGATGGCCCAGCACTTCAAGATATACTCCTCGAAGGCACGGAAATTCTTAACGGCGGAAGCCCGAGTCTGCGCAACAATTCTCTTGAGATAGAGGAACAGATATGTAAAAGATAG
- the LOC138015570 gene encoding transmembrane protein 216-like has translation MAGDNRGKTVVELSSLPLQIFLFLNIYYAIIFCIAELLLYVYKGVLLPYPDTGVTLGIEIFVILLLAFFEGVRLFLGYKGNLAERTLSLGLSLVLGIPVLFIDLFILLWQTYVLRIEAILVGIALVFLGLEMIFSIFAIFTFKRHQTMLR, from the exons atggcgggtGATAACAGAG GCAAAACAGTCGTGGAA CTATCATCTTTACCACtacagatttttctttttctcaacaTTTACTATGCAATCATTTTTTGCATCGCTGAACTCTTGCTCTATGTCTACAAAG GAGTACTTTTGCCATACCCTGACACAGGAGTCACACTGGGTATTGAAATCTTCGTTATCTTACTTCTGGCTTTCTTTGAGGGTGTCAGGCTTTTCCTTG GTTACAAGGGAAATCTAGCAGAGCGTACATTATCTCTGGGGCTTTCATTAGTGCTTGGTATTCCTGTGCTATTCattgacttgtttattttactgTGGCAGACTTATGT TTTAAGGATAGAAGCCATTCTTGTGGGTATCGCCTTGGTTTTCCTTGGGCTTGAAATGATCTTCagcatttttgccatttttaccTTTAAAAG ACACCAAACGATGTTGAGATGA
- the LOC138017632 gene encoding uncharacterized protein, whose amino-acid sequence MSREDIKFCETVESGIVHLEDLHYELPLPFKHQKIQLPNNYVQAEKRLTGLKKRLKADARYYADYCSFMAGIIFKGYARKVNDEREDEVRRTWYLPHHWMYHPQKSKVLWPNGDLEQKADEYCMTVHLFGAVSSPACAKYALQRTADGNEDNYGTEVANTLRRNFYVDDVLKSASTEDKAIDLVKDVKEQGRRGARMAKSAVCRNGGLNLTKFVGNTERIIKSIRDEHRADNVKSLTLGQNKLPIDRALGVIWCIESDTFNFKIELKDKPCTRRGILSTISSIDDPLGFIAPVVLVGKKILQDICQSNSWDEPVDDATKNRWEKWRNELCLLESLKVPRSFKPAEFGRIVSAQLHCMSDASTCEYGQCSYVRLEDESRKVHVSFVMGKARVTPKKIVSISRLELAAATISINIGDKLKYELGYDDIKDYYWTDSTVVLGLISNESRRFHTYVANRVQLIHEYTISSQRHYVETALNTADEGSRGMSPKDFVEKSEWIGSPDFLKEPVESWLKEESYDAHVDSDSPEVKNVKVNISAVKESSDILKRLRRFSSWFKAKVAVALCLKYSGRLRDRVLAKRKVFSGLASDEEPAGASRAVQIEVADSLETDSFINALRRFISRRGSVREIHCDRGTNFIGAEAELKKAIEEIDDQEIKAELLKVSIDWIKNPASDSNFGGVWERQIRSIKNVMNGLIRERGSHLQEDSLRIFLCEAEYTINNRPLTVETISDPHSVPPLSPNMLLTGKTRLVLPPPQEFKREDLYCTKMWRRTHHVAQEFWSRWSKEYLQQLQARNKWIRPRRNFQVGDVVLLKENQSPRNRWPMAKVVATHPDDSGQVRSVTVLASNRSKLERPVNKLVLLVEA is encoded by the exons ATGTCACGTGAAGACATCAAGTTCTGCGAAACGGTCGAGAGTGGCATCGTTCATCTTGAAGACCTGCACTATGAGTTGCCCCTCCCATTTAAGCATCAGAAAATTCAGCTCCCTAACAACTATGTACAAGCCGAGAAGCGTTTGACTGGCCTAAAAAAGCGTCTGAAGGCCGATGCCAGATATTATGCGGATTACTGCAGTTTTATGGCTGGCATCATCTTCAAAGGATACGCTCGCAAGGTGAATGACGAGCGCGAAGATGAAGTTAGAAGAACCTGGTACCTTCCTCATCATTGGATGTATCACCCGCAGAAGTCGAAAGTACTG TGGCCAAATGGAGACTTGGAGCAGAAAGCCGACGAGTATTGTATGACTGTGCACCTTTTCGGTGCAGTATCATCCCCTGCATGTGCCAAATACGCACTTCAGCGTACAGCAGACGGCAATGAAGACAACTATGGAACTGAGGTAGCCAACACCCTTAGAAGGAACTTCTATGTGGATGATGTTCTAAAATCTGCAAGCACCGAAGACAAAGCTATTGATCTAGTGAAGGACGTCAAGGAGCAAGGACGtcgaggagcaaggatggcaaaatcg GCAGTTTGCAGAAATGGAGGATTAAATTTGACTAAGTTTGTGGGCAACACAGAACGCATCATTAAGTCAATTCGTGACGAGCACAGAGCGGATAATGTGAAAAGCCTCACACTTGGCCAAAATAAGTTGCCCATTGACAGAGCACTAGGAGTCATTTGGTGCATCGAATCAGATACGTTTAACTTCAAGATTGAACTTAAGGATAAGCCTTGCACACGTAGAGGAATTCTTTCGACGATTAGTTCTATCGACGACCCCTTAGGCTTCATCGCTCCGGTAGTACTTGTTGGAAAGAAGATATTACAAGACATCTGTCAGTCTAACAGCTGGGATGAACCCGTTGACGATGCAACCAAAAACAGATGGGAAAAATGGCGGAATGAACTTTGCTTACTGGAAAGTTTAAAGGTGCCAAGAAGTTTCAAACCCGCGGAATTTGGAAGAATTGTGTCAGCACAGCTCCACTGTATGTCCGATGCTTCGACGTGTGAGTATGGACAGTGCTCATATGTGAGACTCGAAGACGAGAGCAGGAAAGTACATGTGTCGTTTGTTATGGGGAAGGCCCGCGTTACACCGAAGAAGATAGTCAGTATCTCAAGATTGGAATTGGCCGCTGCCACGATTTCTATCAATATTGGTGACAAGTTGAAATATGAATTGGGGTATGATGACATTAAGGACTACTACTGGACGGACAGTACAGTCGTTTTAGGCTTGATAAGTAATGAATCTCGTCGTTTTCATACCTACGTAGCCAACAGAGTTCAGCTTATCCATGAGTACACTATCTCTTCACAACGGCACTATGTGGAAACCGCCTTGAATACCGCTGACGAAGGGTCAAGAGGTATGTCACCCAAAGACTTCGTGGAGAAATCAGAATGGATCGGGAGTCCTGACTTCCTGAAAGAACCTGTCGAGAGCTGGCTGAAGGAAGAATCGTATGACGCCCACGTGGATTCAGATTCCCCTGAAGTCAAAAACGTCAAGGTTAACATTAGCGCAGTGAAAGAGAGCAGCGATATTCTCAAGAGACTTCGACGATTTTCCAGTTGGTTTAAAGCGAAGGTGGCTGTAGCGCTTTGCCTGAAATACAGTGGACGTCTCAGAGATAGAGTTCTGGCCAAGAGGAAAGTGTTCAGCGGTTTGGCATCTGATGAGGAACCTGCTGGAG CGAGCAGAGCAGTACAGATAGAGGTGGCGGATTCTTTGGAAACGGATTCGTTTATAAATGCGCTGAGACGTTTCATCAGTAGACGGGGATCAGTCAGGGAAATTCACTGTGATAGAGGAACGAATTTCATTGGGGCAGAAGCAGAACTCAAGAAAGCTATTGAAGAAATCGATGACCAGGAGATCAAAGCAGAACTCCTTAAGGTGAGCATTGACTGGATTAAGAACCCTGCATCTGATAGCAATTTTGGTGGTGTCTGGGAAAGACAAATCAGGTCAATCAAAAATGTTATGAATGGTCTCATCAGAGAACGCGGTAGTCATCTGCAGGAAGACTCATTGAGGATCTTCCTTTGCGAAGCCGAATACACGATCAACAACAGACCTCTGACAGTGGAGACCATCAGCGACCCACATTCGGTACCACCATTGTCACCAAATATGCTGCTTACAGGAAAGACAAGACTTGTGCTGCCCCCGCCTCAAGAATTCAAGAGAGAAGACCTGTACTGTACAAAGATGTGGCGGCGTACACACCATGTGGCTCAAGAATTCTGGTCAAGATGGAGCAAAGAATATCTGCAGCAGTTGCAAGCCAGAAACAAGTGGATTCGGCCACGAAGAAATTTTCAGGTCGGAGATGTTGTGTTGTTGAAAGAAAACCAGTCCCCTAGAAACAGATGGCCCATGGCTAAAGTGGTGGCAACCCACCCCGATGATTCGGGTCAAGTACGGTCGGTGACAGTGTTGGCAAGTAATCGATCCAAACTGGAAAGACCCGTTAACAAGCTTGTGCTGCTCGTAGAAGCGTAA
- the LOC138015568 gene encoding uncharacterized protein: MSNFLPSIEDARKSSLPAAKRIYSAMDYLEGAGTCNGGSAGKRRAAKGSKKKAKKPKLCTTEQSALEKAERAKDYSRDLNSRKEKAKLAREQSLAQDKNQEELREKGLREKRRLNELFSVYAAQQGPSYRDSARVVKPKFPVLLKSAKSRVISREKLPYSPLPNLSSGNRLDKESQE; encoded by the coding sequence ATGTCCAATTTCCTTCCTTCCATTGAAGATGCGAGGAAAAGTTCGCTTCCTGCCGCTAAGAGAATCTATTCTGCGATGGATTACTTAGAAGGAGCCGGAACTTGCAATGGTGGCTCGGCTGGAAAAAGGAGGGCAGCCAAGGGttcgaagaaaaaggcaaagaaacCAAAACTTTGTACGACAGAACAAAGCGCTCTCGAGAAGGCGGAAAGAGCGAAGGACTACTCGCGAGACCTAAACTCGCGGAAAGAAAAGGCCAAACTCGCGCGAGAACAGAGCTTAGCTCAGGACAAAAATCAGGAAGAACTCCGGGAAAAGGGACTGAGGGAAAAAAGAAGGTTAAATGAACTTTTTTCAGTTTACGCTGCGCAACAAGGCCCGTCTTATAGGGACAGTGCTAGAGTGGTCAAACCTAAATTTCCTGTTTTGTTAAAGAGTGCCAAAAGTCGCGTAATTTCACGGGAAAAGCTTCCGTATAGCCCTCTTCCAAATTTGTCCTCTGGTAATAGACTGGATAAAGAGTCTCAAGAATAA